In one Culex quinquefasciatus strain JHB chromosome 2, VPISU_Cqui_1.0_pri_paternal, whole genome shotgun sequence genomic region, the following are encoded:
- the LOC6049532 gene encoding matrix metalloproteinase-14 yields the protein MILSLGLLVLVVAAFTVQSAAFFEDRPYHDEPYHTVDLDGVNSTAELTSQFKWSKSVISYRIMNYPVRVLQSEIRAAVRHAFDTWSRVTNLDFVEDTRTIDVDIQLAFEGLNHQRRGQPCRYSYDSTLAHAFFPEHGDVHFNTKYFFTEDTSIEQFINTATHEIGHSLGLLHSTSRDSIMYFSQTSNLFAEPQPEDINAIQSLYGVRSSIPTTNRPPLTTTRPPPTRTQRPRTNTDLCTLTSYDAILTDHRGNICVLAGRFYYNLNETNPVPRKAIAKWPGLPAKVDAGFTYRDSKTYFYKGDQYWKYSGLRLEQGYPRPLSQAFPGIPSSVDAILLAKSGGFHAFKGPQYWYYDIGKQKPVEWYYPKAIDDGLGGFPKKLDAALVTGEGRRFVFAGLRYLEVGDDNKVIGRMRDVWKDLFNCA from the exons ATGATCCTTTCTCTTGGTTTGCTGGTGCTGGTTGTGGCAGCCTTTACGGTACAGAGTGCGGCCTTCTTCGAGGATCGTCCCTACCATGACGAGCCGTATCATACGGTTGATCTGGACGGGGTCAACTCCACCGCGGAGCTAACGTCGCAGTTTAAGTGGAGCAAATCGGTGATCAGCTATCGGATCATGAACTACCCGGTTAGGGTGTTGCAGAGTGAGATTCGCGCCGCGGTTCGGCACGCGTTCGATACGTGGAGTCGTGTTACCAATTTGGACTTTGTGGAAGATACCCGGACCATCGACGTCGACATCCAGCTAGCGTTCGAAGGGTTGAATCATCAACGCCGTGGGCAGCCCTGCAGGTACAGCTATGACTCAACGCTGGCACACGCGTTCTTTCCGGAGCACGGGGATGTTCACTTCAATACGAAGTACTTCTTCACGGAGGATACCTCGATCGAGCAGTTCATCAATACGGCCACGCACGAGATCGGACACTCGCTGGGACTGCTGCACTCGACCTCCCGGGACTCGATCATGTACTTTTCACAGACGAGCAACTTGTTTGCGGAACCACAGCCGGAAGACATCAAC GCCATCCAATCTCTCTACGGAGTCCGCTCCTCCATCCCAACCACAAACCGACCCCCACTAACCACCACCCGACCTCCACCAACCCGTACCCAAAGACCCCGCACCAACACCGACCTGTGCACCCTCACCTCGTACGACGCCATCCTCACCGATCACCGCGGTAACATCTGCGTGCTCGCCGGCCGCTTCTACTACAACCTCAACGAGACCAACCCCGTCCCGCGGAAGGCGATCGCCAAGTGGCCCGGCCTGCCCGCCAAAGTGGACGCCGGCTTCACCTACCGCGACTCCAAAACGTACTTCTACAAGGGCGACCAGTACTGGAAGTACAGCGGACTCCGCCTCGAGCAGGGCTACCCACGACCGCTGAGCCAAGCATTTCCGGGGATTCCCTCGTCGGTGGACGCGATCCTGCTCGCGAAAAGTGGCGGCTTTCACGCGTTCAAGGGCCCGCAGTATTGGTACTACGACATCGGTAAGCAGAAACCGGTCGAGTGGTACTATCCAAAGGCCATCGATGACGGGCTGGGGGGATTCCCCAAGAAGCTGGACGCGGCGCTGGTGACGGGCGAGGGGCGGAGGTTTGTCTTCGCCGGGCTGCGATATCTGGAGGTGGGAGACGACAACAAAGTGATTGGACGGATGAGGGATGTGTGGAAAGATTTGTTCAACTGTGCGTGA